In the genome of Triticum urartu cultivar G1812 chromosome 5, Tu2.1, whole genome shotgun sequence, one region contains:
- the LOC125506790 gene encoding microtubule-associated protein 70-1, translating to MADPYGDGRALRSHQHQQQPPAQQQRPRLKPALEMEDLISLLHGSDPVRVELTRLENDLHYKEKELGDAQAEIKALRLSERAREKAVEDLTEELAKVDGKLKLTESLLESKNLEAKKINDEKKAALAAQFAAEATLRRVHAAQKDDDMPPIEAILAPLEAELKLARQEIAKLQDDNRALDRLTKSKEAALLEAERTVQIALAKASLVDDLQNKNQELMKQIEICQEENKILDRMHRQKVAEVEKLTQTVRELEEAVLAGGAAANAVRDYQRKVQEMNEEMKTLDRELARAKVSANRVAVVVANEWKDGNDKVMPVKQWLEERRLLQGEMQQLRDKLAIAERAARSEAQLKDKFQLRLKVLEEGLRMSTSRTNASAARRQSIGGAESASKTNGFLSKRPSFQMRTSVSTTTTTLVNHAKGASKSFDGGCRSLDRYKGHVNGVGMNVSTDSSEDKESNNSDEKPSEFTSVESEDTVSGMLYDMLQKEVVALRKACHEKDQSLKDKDDAVEMLAKKVDTLTKAMESEAKKMRRDVAAMEKEVVAMRLEKEQDTKARRFGSSSTSASQMPPGRTLPRSGSARNM from the exons atggccgATCCGTACGGCGACGGCCGGGCGCTGAGGAGTCATCAGCACCAGCAGCAGCCGCCGGCGCAGCAGCAGCGGCCCAGGCTGAAGCCGGCGCTGGAGATGGAGGACCTCATCAGCCTGCTCCACGGCTCCGATCCCGTCCGCGTCGAGCTCACCCGCCTCGAGAACGACCTCCACT ACAAGGAGAAGGAGCTCGGCGACGCGCAGGCGGAGATCAAGGCCCTGCGCCTCTCCGAGCGGGCGCGCGAGAAGGCCGTCGAGGAT CTTACCGAAGAACTGGCAAAGGTGGATGGGAAGCTCAAGCTCACAGAGTCTCTCCTGGAAAGCAAG AACCTTGAAGCGAAGAAGATCAACGATGAGAAGAAAGCAGCGCTTGCTGCCCAGTTTGCAGCGGAGGCTACGCTGCGGAGGGTTCATGCGGCGCAGAAGGATGATGACATGCCTCCCATCGAGGCCATCCTTGCTCCGCTGGAGGCCGAGCTGAAACTAGCCCGTCAAGAG ATTGCAAAATTACAAGATGACAACAGGGCATTGGACCGTCTTACCAAATCCAAGGAAGCTGCTCTGCTGGAAGCAGAAAGGACAGTTCAGATAGCATTAGCGAAAGCTTCCTTGGTGGATGATTTACAAAACAAAAACCAAGAATTGATGAAACAGATCGAGATATGTCAG GAAGAGAACAAAATCTTGGACAGAATGCACCGCCAGAAGGTTGCTGAGGTCGAAAAACTTACTCAGACCGTCAGAGAGCTAGAAGAAGCTGTTCTTGCTGGTGGCGCAGCCGCAAATGCTGTTAGGGACTATCAGCGGAAAGTTCAGGAGATGAAT GAGGAAATGAAAACTCTGGATCGTGagcttgcccgtgcaaaggtttcAGCAAATAGGGTCGCGGTAGTGGTGGCAAATGAGTGGAAAGATGGCAATGATAAAGTAATGCCTGTTAAGCAATGGCTTGAAGAACGGAGGCTTCTGCAA GGAGAAATGCAGCAACTCCGTGATAAACTTGCTATAGCAGAAAGGGCTGCAAGATCAGAAGCTCAACTGAAG GACAAGTTCCAGCTACGGCTTAAAGTACTCGAGGAAGGATTGAGAATGTCGACATCGCGAACCAATGCAAGTGCTGCGCGCCGCCAGTCTATTGGTGGCGCTGAGAGTGCATCCAAGACCAATGGCTTTCTATCAAAACGGCCATCATTCCAGATGAGAACATCGGTATCTACCACCACGACTACTCTGGTGAACCATGCGAAGGGGGCATCCAAGTCTTTTGATGGAGGGTGTAGATCACTTGACCGCTATAAGGGCCATGTAAATGGGGTTGGCATGAACGTATCTACCGACTCCAGCGAAGATAAGGAGTCAAACAACTCAGATGAGAAGCCTAGTGAATTTACATCTGTTGAGTCGGAGGACACAGTGTCAGGTATGCTGTATGATATGCTGCAAAAGGAGGTCGTTGCTCTGAGGAAGGCTTGTCATGAAAAGGACCAAAGCTTGAAAGACAAGGACGATGCAGTTGAG ATGTTGGCTAAGAAAGTCGACACTTTAACAAAGGCGATGGAGTCAGAGGCTAagaagatgagacgggatgttgctGCCATGGAAAAGGAGGTGGTGGCTATGCGATTAGAGAAAGAGCAGGATACGAAAGCAAGAAGGTTCGGCAGTTCAAGCACCTCTGCCTCACAGATGCCACCTGGAAG GACTCTGCCTCGGAGCGGTTCAGCACGCAACATGTGA